The Cheilinus undulatus linkage group 17, ASM1832078v1, whole genome shotgun sequence genomic sequence attgaatctgagttttcttcaacagtgtctttctctttgccactctcctgtAAAGctctggtgaagaacctggccaacagttgttgtctgaattttttgtatccatcctctgactcaTTATTtccaataactttttctctgagttatttgttgtgttgtttgtcttcatggtgtaatggtagccaggactactgattaaccagtgactggaccttccagacaccagaaatctgttttcactttgacattgaccatgataaaaatcaataaaagggtaaaacatcccagGTGGTGAGTGCTTTAACAGACACTGtattttccagcctttttaTATGTAGTAGAGTGTTAGGTGCTCTTTTTTCCATCTCTACATTAAAGCAGGCATGCATTGTGCTGCATGCAGTTAAAAAGACTGAGTGAAACATGTGCGCCTCCATGCTGTGCAGCAGCTTTACCTTAATCCTGTGATGCACCAGGGAGGCGATGAGTATCGTCAGCAGGCCGAGGGCGATGAATATGTACTGCATGTACTCCATCACGGCGGGGAGGATGACCAGGTTTGTGTGGAACGTGGTGAGGATGGGGCCGTCGATGTAACCGCTCTGAGGAGGGAGGAAAATTACAGAAATTTGAAACACCACGTCTGGCTTTTGGGACTGATGTTTGCACTCAAAtaagctattttaaatttaaaatttcaaaccaAAGCGCTGTCACTATCAACTGCATGCCACGGCCAAAGAACACAGAACATTCTCTGTTTTCAAACTTAGTCAGCTCTTAttaaaatgatgcaaaacagaaatattgtgaaacatttcagcaaataAAAGCTCTGAAAATGAGCTTGCATTATGTAACACACTGATGTCACACTGGTTTTACTGGGAATCGAGGAGTGAatgtgttcttttatttttccaagtaaAATTTAAGGAGATTTAGCAAATTTTAGCCTCCTACCTCCTCAAACCAGATCATTGGCATCACCACCTCTGCGATCTTCCCAGTCtctctgcaaaaacaaaaacgtcAAACTCTCAGgctgagaaaaacaggaaatctCTAAAAGCATCTTATATTTAcccattaaaatattttaacacaaTGCATAACAAATAATAACAGTTGAGGGAATAACTTCCTTACGTGATGGCCGACACGCTCTTCATGTAGAGGTTGAGCTGCAGACGGATTGATACGTTCAGAGGGACGCCTGTTTCCTGGGAAAAGACAGTAAGACATTTTAAACAAGGGATTAAAACCCACTAGCGCACATTTTAAATAACTGAGGATCAAACAAAACTCGGAAAATGTAAATCTCAACTCAGCTATTAAGAAAATGTTCCCATGTCAgagaaaagagacaacaaaagGAGGAAATCCTCAATTATTGGTGATTCTTTTGATGGTTTTAGAAGACTACAGCTGGTTTAAAGATCAAAAATTCACCCAAGGACTCTGCGTCCAAGCAGGAAGATGTCAGACAGaacaataaaaacagctctTAAAGGGAGTAAACTCTGAAATATCATTATATGTATATAATATTTTGTGACACCCCTTAAATAAAGCTGAACGTTCACACTTCAGTGGTGGTAAGAtcgataaaatacaaaacacaaatcACCCCAGCACATTTCTCTGTGTTGCTTCAAAACTCTGAGTCCTCAGACCTTCATCAGGATGATTCCTTATAGCAAACGACAACAAAAGTCTGAgaacaaaaatgttgggacactgTCAGAGCTGCAAGAGGAGACGACAGTgtcacagaaatgtttataaCAAGAGCGgagcaattttgaaaaaaacacctttgttgattttgactcgtattgtaaactggatatgaattgtATTGAAAGGAGTATTTATTtctatgtcattctcatattcaataagaaaaacgtacaaaaatgaagaaagtaggatttttttgttaacttttccaaaaaaatggTACTTGAAGATTGCATGATTATGTAATGCGTGACATCACTGCTGCAAGAAAAGTTTTAAGCTGGTATTTTGAgataaatttcaggttaaaaacagCACcctttgcaatttgaaaattccaACAGGCTATATCATGacttaatctaattttcgattaattgcccagccctatttaTAACCCAGTCATAGTTTATATATTGCATAGCAGTGGGTGACTTTTCATTCCCCATTTTCATTTTGTGAGAAAGATCTTTGTCTATTACTGTTTTTAGAATTTCATCTGAattttctagggatgcacagtattccatttttgatgatttcCAATATACcaacattaaaggggacatattttaaccttttaagacaagtttatattagtctcagaggtccctaaaacatgcctgtgaagtttattgctgaaaaaaaccctccagtattggatttttgcatgtcttttgCACCCTTCTGTTTCTGACTTTCttagaacgagctgtttctgtgtctgtggctttgaatggtaattagctgtctgactccgcccctgaccacacccctctcaggaaatggacgCAGCACTTGGAATATtacacacacttttttttttctaaagtttagactgggattcaaaccatcaatctcccagaccatagtcagcagggtaacccactgagctatcagctggtagctgagaggatcagtagaggagggcgggaCTTTTGTAAAAGGGCTCGCCTTGATCCCCACAGCCATTGCTGCTTTACATAACAGGCCGCGCTGAGTGTATACGTTTGTTTACCTGTGATCTGTGGTGTGATTTGTTGCCATCTGTGTTGTTGTCTGgatatgtacagtgctgtgaaaatgaaTTTCCCCTTGGGGACAAtaaaatctaatctaatctaactACAGATATAGATACTAGGGATGTTCAAATACCATCTTTTCCTTTCACAATACGATTCTGacaccaaggtgttgggtatcagccgataccaAGTACTGATCAGATACCGGTGTGAACTTTCCAGACTGACTGTGCAAACTAGCCAAGTCTTTTAgctcagtgttactcaaccctgcccaaccaaagagccaaactgtagaaaaatacctttgtaagagccaccatctaagtggtgaaaagtggcaaaaatgagtaaaagtgacaataaaaatcagttaaaggtggcaaaaatgggtgaaacgGGGGagaataggcaaaaaatggcaaaaactgggtgaaaagtggcaaaaaacctAGTTATAGCTGACAAAAATgctccaaaagtggcaaaaatgtggaaaaaatcgtcaaaaagtgaataaaatgggcaaaaatcagcagagtggcaaagttttaaaaaagtaacgTTTAATCCTCCATGAGGAGTATCAGCTTTTGCCATCAGGGAGATTTTTTTAGGGTGCCAAACTGTAAGAAAAATAAGAACAAGCTCTCTTTTATTCCTCACTCCATTTCTTTGTTGAACAAACAGTAGAGTGAAGGTGGGACAGCTCCACACACACCCCTGACACTGACTtaggacatttttatgtatttaggCACAATTTGCATTTGGACTGTTGTTGGATAGTTggactttttaacctttttatgatgtttttaatgatatGCTGTCATCTTAAGTGTGATGTGATTGTACTGTGTTGATGGATGAGCTGGTGAAGTAAGACAAATTTCCAAGCAATCGCCAACAAAGcattatcttatcttatcttatcttatcttatcttatcttatcttaatgGTAAATGGCAGCctaagtgggcaaaaagtggaaaataattGCCAAATAGCAAAAAtcaggttaaagtggcaaaatgcggagaaaaggtgattaaaaaaaggcagaaagttgcaaaaatgggtgagaagcaCCAAAAAAGAGtaataggtggcaaaaatggtcagaaagcaacaaaaacgTTGCAAAAAAAGACGTCTGTTTTAGACCTTTATTTGACctgaacatggctcaacaaatagaatcataatgtccagcatctctgtgactctaaagttgtgtttctgctgattattgagtttcaCTGCGAAATTTTAAACTAACAATCATaaagggggctgcatcacaggcgcTCTCTATCTGATagacacaataaaacagagtttaTAACAAATGGTAAGGCAGAAGGAAAGTATTAAACAGCTGTACTCGCTCACTAAAGACAGAAGAATTCCTGCAATCACCATTTTATCTGTTTCACTGGTATACTTTGAGGTGTTTTATCTTTACATTCATGCTTTTGTATTACTGTCAAAAAGTGCTCCTGAAAATAAGACGTCATGTATTTTTCCTTAATTTGTCCCTGCAGTCTCCTCATGCTTCCTCTGACATCTGGACCATCGGCTGCACAAATCTTTAACCTTGATGTTCAGAGACGTCAGAGCTGAGAGACGGAAGCAAACCATTTAGCGCTAAAATAtgcaggaaataaaaatgtccctGAGAGCTGGAAACCATTCTTTACAGTTAAAACAGAGAGAGCGATCAAAGCAGACAGGACGTGCTCGGTCAGAGTGATCGACCGACGCTGACAGTTTAGGACGCACTCACACCGGGTAACCCGGACCCCCAAAGTCCAGGTTTGTGACTGCTGTTGTTGCTCCATGCTTACACTGTCTGGGCCCTCAATACAAATGCTCATACATGAGCAAATGCAGGGCTATGTAATGTGGACGGAACATAAAACTGATGCATAATGAAGCCTCTAAAAATGCAGGAATGACTCTTTTTGCACATACTAAAGGGGAGTTCTGGTGCTTTATAGCTTAGGCCTATTCTTTCTTAATTGACGACAGCAGATAGGAGGAGCTTTCTTCGTTTCATtcatcaaaaattgcaagcaaaaGCATGCACACtatctaaatcagtgttactcaaccctgctcaacaaaagagccaaattgttaaaaaaaatacatttgcaagagccacaatcaaagtggtgaaaagtggcagttaaaataagttatatatggcaaaaatggtcaaaaagcatcaaaaactgggagggaagtggcaaaaatgggtgggaattacccaaataatgagttaaaagtggcaaaaacgttgCAAAGAATGATTGAAAAGTGAacaaaatgggcacaaatcagaaaaaatgtggggaaaattggcaaaaagtggcattaaaatgcAGAAGGCGGCttaaatggatgagaagtggcaaaaagaagtggtaaaaatgggcttaaagcagcaaacactggaagaacagtggcaaaacagggcagaaagtggcaaaaaagggtgaaaagtgtccATAAAAAGTATTGCAGGTggataaaatggtccaaaattggcaaacacatggagaaaaattagtgaaaagtgacagaaacaggcaaaaatcagaataaaggtgggacaaatgggctaaaagcatcaaagactggcaaaatgggaaataagtggcatttaattgcaaaaggcagcttaaatgggcgaaaagtggcaaaaaaggcgaAAAAAGCTGCAAGAAAGAGTAAACAGttgaataaaagtgtcaaaaaatgggcttaaagcagtaaaaattaattaaagtagcaaaaagttgaaaataagggcaatggaaataaagggtgacagttaaagcctactgtataagtgtgggaaacaaactgattattgtgacttgcaatggataattcctgaggttaaattttattttttaaggttttctgtggggataatatttcaaattaagacataaaagagccacaaatcatcacaaatgatCCACgtgtgttgagtatcactgatctaaatTGTTATGCTTAAATTTTTCTGCAATTTAGACACTGTGCAAGAGTTTGCTTGCATTATTGGATGCATTAATTCCTTTGGGTAGCAATGGACTCAAGAAAAAGATGATGTCTTTTAAAGGTTAAGCACTCATTTGTGTTACAGTACAAACAGACGGGATAGAAATAGCATTAAATTAAAGGCCTGTGTGCATGGCACACACAGCACCACAACCTCCGTTTAAGATTCTCACCAGCATTTATTACTGCTACATTACAAGAGTTGGCATCTGCTTTCTTCAGTAGTAAAGTTATTTTGCAACAGCTCCATGCACTGAAGAACAAAACACCaagatgacagaaaaatgatacAAAGGAGACGTTTTCTGGCATTTACACGTGCTGCAGACCTGGAAACCTTAGACCTGAAAAGACGAGATCATTCTTAAGTCCTTCAAGCTTCATTTTCTAAATCTGAATGCTGCAACataaaacagctgatgctgGGGGCGTTTCTGTGCTCAGGAATGATGGAATACATTGGTCTGTATGGAGAATGAGCGCTACCAGTGcaaaaacagaacataaactCTGTGAGACTATCAAACCTGTAAAAAACAATcaccaaagtttaaaaaacaggagaaaaacccttaaactttttttcccttGAAGGAGGAATCTTGTGTTTCTGTACTCAATGTTCAAGAAGAATTGTCCAACATTATGTAATCCAATCATATCCCCCTCTGAGAatgcccttttcaccagttaATTTAGTCCAAATGACAATCGCCCTGCCAGCTGCTCATGTTTCCTTATGCAATCACTGCAGACCTGTCCGTATAAATCCTTCCAGATTGAATCATTTGATTTGAGACAGCTGTTTGGAATTAACTCATTGTTGAATGTTCTGAAAAATGTTGGCTTTATAAAAACCTGACAGCTCTAAAGACAGCGGTTTGaatccttcttcttctctgacgAAAGTCAGGAGGACAGGGGGTGAGGGTAGAGGTGCCGAAAGAGCTGATATATGGTGGACATTATTAGCTTTCATGCTTTTACTGCAGACTAATTATATTTTACAACCCCTTCCTCCTGCCCGAGCTCAATAAGTTATGACTCATTTCAACTGTTTATTAATTCAAGCtgcatgtttttcattaaaGCTCTATTTACTGTTTGTATCTTATTCTTGCTTATCTCGACAGCCACGGTTTCTGCCTGTTAATGCAcataaaaacagccaaaaaggctttaaattgagTAGGAATGGGCATTTTAAGCCACATATTTCTCACTGGCACGGGTCAATTCATCTGTTTATCAAATAAtaaattctcattaatctaatTAATCTAATTAATCTCATTAAGTAGGatgttaatttgaaaaatgaagaaggACCCAAATGCCGCTCTTCCACAGTAATACTGAGCTAAAACAACCTGAGCATGAGTTTATAGCCTTGTATTCTTCAGAGCAGCGGTTCCCAAATTACACACCTTGAAGCAAGTCTAGGATCTGCACATGCACCGTCAGTCTCTGCATTTGTCCCCTGTAGCAAAATCTGCAAACAGCAACCTGTGCAATGCAAAGCAAATGCATTTCTTCCTGCAGGAAGCTGCAGTTTCATTGATATTTAATGAAGTTGGAAATCACCTGCTAAACCCACCATCAGGCATTCATATGACAAAAATCAGCAGTAGGAAAAATGATTATCTAAATAAGCTGTTATGTACCTAAAGTACAGAATAAATGGATGGTACATGATGTCCAGTGATAATAAgtgactttgttttgtttgaaggTCAATGAATCAGTCGTTAAGACAACCTTGGTTGAAGTGCAAAGGTATCACACCTAAATTAGCTCCACGGTGTTCCTCCAGCTTTTCTAAGAGAACCATAAAATCCAGCGCCAACCAAATAAATGAATCTAGATTTCTTAGAAGAGACTGAGCCCTTTATGTTGCTTTCTTGGAACGAGATGTGACTGTGTGAGTAAATATGATCCTGTTATCAAACCTTACGATTTTATTGGAGAAATAAAAAGTTCCCCATCAACCTGACCTCACACAAGCTATCGCAATTACAGCAAATTAGCCCAATTTCCAATTACCTTATCACAACGCAGGTAACGGCCAAGCACACGGCTGCTGAGGTTTACACAAGCGGGGTTGCATAAGGAACGAAGGACGAGCTGAATCATGGAAGTGTTGCATCAAACTTATCAGTCTGTGGCAGCTTTTACTGCGATGTAATTACAATCAGTCCACATTTACGATGTGGTTGTACCGCAGTAAAGTCTGATATCATCGAGTTCATGCAGGGACTTTTCCTCTAGCTTTAAATCACTTAGGCAAACAGCGACTTATATGAGGATAAAGACCATTAGCTTGACCTAATGATAATTTAAAGACTGCATAATGACTAACTGCTCTTCTTAGCTTCACATGTGGACAGAGAATCAGTCTTTAGCAGAAACTTCCTTACAAAACAACAGCAGTAAACACCGATACGCAGACAATGCTCTGATTTATTTAGCTCTGGAGCCAAGTGACTGCAGCTTCTTAAAGTCGTTATATTAACGCTTAGGACATCAGTAAacttatttaaaattaaatttgctTTAAACAAAGTCAGGGCAAGGAAATCTACAGTCACTTTCCAATCGAATCTACAGCGGTCAAATGTCATACTCATTGGATCGGAGTCGTCTCCTGGATGCTGAATGACAGAGATGATTCAGGgctaaaatcacaaatatttccttttaatcagtccaattaaaaaatatatttgattaGGCACTCAACTTTAAGATGTATACGAGGTAAAGTTTGTGTCTTGTatattcttgactttttaaagtcataaaaaaaaaatcttattttcttGCACATGTAAAACttattaaagtttattttttttgcatgcatttacaactttttaaccttgaaaatcaaattttttatcatgtatatttatgatttaaaaaaaaaattcttgtaaatttaaatattttcttaaacttgacaatttacttttctcttgtatatttaccactttttacacttcAAATTTATAAGATTATGTCTTCTAATgtactttttaaatgcatgttacTTTTTTATATGTATGTTATACAACTTACTGCActtgaaaattgtatttttttctgatgtatttaaactttttaaacttgaaaataacatgttttttgttttgttttttttctcttgtatagttgaaactttttaaactgtaaaatttaaatttttttctaacaattaagcctttttaactaaaaaaaattctaaattttttCAGGGATAGTAACATatttaaacttgattttttttaaaagattttttacatttgaaaatttaaaatctcTTACATGTAAATTTATAACATCAAATTCTGTGTGTTTACCCGTTTTCTTGAGTACGTACAATTTCTTATACTTAAAAAtttgaagtttattttttcttaatttacaGCTTTATAAACCTTAACATTTAACATCTAACCTAAACCTAAACTAGCTCGCTGTTATTGCTATGTTAGATGCACAAACTCCGTCAGTGAAGAAAAATGGCGCTAAAACAGCCACTCATTTGCATGGGAACTGCATGTTGGGAATTTGACTATGGCTTACATTCTAGAGATATTATTATAAGGCATGTTTCAGTTCATCTTTTTTACAAGTATATATACTTGTAAACCCAGTAGTTCATCAGCTGGAGTTAACCTTGTTTAGATAGGATAAGACCCTTTTACAGACTTTCAACTTGAGATTAAACTGACCAGCTTcactaaaagataaaaacgtGTGCTTGACCATGAGACATGAGACAAAGTTTGAAAGTCTGTGATACGTAATCAGTCCGTGAAAATGACTCCAAGCAGGGCTCAAGGTCACGGACAACAGCTTCACTGAAGCAATCTCATTTAACCCTCTAAATAAATCCTCCAGTTTCCATGTTTGAGTGTATTTCTGTGCTCTTACTGGGTGGATGTCGATGAAGAGGCCGTGCTCATCTTCAGTTGGATTCAGGCCGTTCACGTAGGTCAGCAGCACCGGGTCGGCGTTGTAGAAGTGAGGGTGAGAGATGAAAACGGgagaatctggaaaaaaaaaagataaacacaatctatgatcatttcccTACAATGACACTCGGATTTATCACTATTAAAAGATTGTAATTAGGTGTAAAGAAAGGTGAGGAACTTGACCTTGAGAATCAAAAGATTATCCAACTTTATTCGGCTATTTCCTCTCCTTACATACTTGTTTTTCCACTATCAGGTGACTCAATTAAAGCTTATCTTATCCAACCAATTTTCTTATCTCCACTGTCATATCAGGGGCTACAAAGTCTAAACATACAGAAAAACATACCAGACCATTATCCATTCAGTAATGTTGTCAGAGACTCACAATACCAACCTTTTCCTGTTGCGATGTAGAGAGCAAAAATACACTCAGCAAACTTAGACCCAAGGATTTGAGTGCACCTTGTTTGAAGGCTGCAGGCTGATTCAATCCTAAACTTTATCTACCAAGTCTCCACGGTGTATAGAATATAATTTAGGTGTAGATCAATACTCACTGTGGCGGCAGCTGCTGACATTCAGCAGACCGGATTGTCTGCAGGGGCAGAAGCCTTCATTGGGGGCGTAATCAGTACCGTTTGCAAACAAGGTTTTAGGTGCAACATAACGATACAGAGGGATCCCGTGCATCTCTCCTGGTCGCTGGTAAACAAGCTCCATAGATCTGCAAAAAAGCACACATTAAGTGTTTAGTGAATGTGCAAACTAAGGATAAAAGTGTGGTTAAAGAGGGGGGAAACATGGCTCTACCTGCAGGCGTCTGGGCTGTAGAAAGGTAGTGTGCTCTCTTTAGTCATGAAGGGGGGCCACATCTGTCCCGCTGTCCCATTGATCATGTTGCACTGAGGTGTCTTCCAGTAAGGCAGCTGTTTACACAGAAAGAAgtcagataaatgtgaaaacaaacataGGAGGGTTAAAAGAGCGTGCATGTTTAAAGCAGACGTTTCACCTCAGTCAGGCCGTTCCACGAGTCGACTCCATGGACTTTCCTGATGTCGTCTTTCCCGGTGTTGATGGTGAACAGGCCGGTGTTGGAGTTGTTGAACTAAATGAAGAGACAGCATATATTGGTGCTTATTCATTAGAGTCAGAGATATTTTCCAACAAGCCTTCACTTCTGCTGACTACAACATGACCTTTGGGAATTGCAGAAACTCTCTCAGAGGAATATGAAGTGGCTTATAGAGCTTTATTGTCTGATAAACTTGAAGCGTATTGATGCAGCTATACATTGGACTTCCAGGAAGTTATCTGGGGTTATGTGACTAACACCTGAAGCAACATGTCCCTGTTTAATCCCTTGGACTTTGCAACAGAAATGATCTCCTCGTGCATACATTAGATTGTCCATAGGAGCGCCCTCAAATTGTGCACGTCAATAAAATCTATATAACCAAGGTAAAGGGTTGCTTTGGTCAATGAAATTCAACTCTTGGCTTATTTTATGAGTaagaaaaatcaaactattGTTAGTTCGActattaaaatgcatgtaaacatgttagtcCAACTAAAATCCAACAGATTTGACACTAATTTTCTCTTGCATGTAAACACCACAAATGGACACAAACTGGTAAGCTGTTCCTCAGCCTCAACACCGGGTTTTGACCCACGagtagaaaagaaaagaaaagaatgttGAGCATGCAGAAGTCACATTTGGGTATCACCATAAACTAGAGGGAAAGCATGGATCGATATGAGCCAATCTTAAAGATTAGATCATGTGAGAAATGTTTGGAGCTGTGCATTCAAATCTCGGTCCAAAGGGGGGCCACTAgactagatcagtggttcccaaagtgggggtcgggacccctgTGGGGGTCGCAAGATGCCTTCCAAGAAACAGAGagtatttttaaattgcataTTTTGTGCACTTCTGTAGAAATATATGCACAAAATTGGttcaattgaaaataaaaaaatgatgatttgttgagatttatgctgaaatgaAAGCAATGTTTAGAAAGTCCAGCACATGATGATTCtcgaatgtgcatggctgtgttaaaCTGTGCCACACCAATCTTagggacagtgggggtcctAGGTCTTTGATGCTGTAatttttgggggtcgcgggctaaGAAGTTTGGGGATTCCTGGACTACACTGAAGTTCCTGAAGATGTTTCGCCTCTCCTCCAAAAAGAGTTCTGGAGAAGCCTGAATCTGCACCCCTGTAGAACCGAgatttggataaccatgacGCGGATGAATGAGATCCTACAGAGACATTTCTTTTTGTAGGTAGCAACTACCTGAAAGAAGGCAGAGTTAGAAATACTtccataaagaaatgttttttcccGGTGCTCATACATTAGAACAGGGGCAGTAGTCCTACTAAACATCTCCAGTGAGCTTTAATCATACTGACTGTGTCATAAATTGGATGCATTCTGCTAACAGCCCgtttttaagacattttcaccactttcaaaactgcaaaaaacatCATAGCTCCAAGTCTTTAACGAGTATTGAACATGTTGATTCATAGGATTGAACCTTTAGCTTTTTGTTGCATAAAGAGTTTATGTTGTGGCTAACAAAAAGTTTTATATGTGACTTTTTTTAGCAGattttatgaacaaaacaaTCGCTATGTTTGGACACACCTCATCCATCCCTAAGGTTGCCTGTCATGGGGGAAAAACAGGCACCAGCTGCAGGGGGGGCtatgaaggtcagcaaaaacaCAGTCCTTGATAAAATTAAGCTGCACTGACTGTATTCTATTTTGCACCTAGATACTGACCATTGCATTGACTATTATCAATGCAACCAAGACTCACACTTTATTTAAGGTGTCATATGTATAATTTAGCCTGTTTTAGAATGTAACCCCCCTTTCAACAATATTCTGGGGGGCTTTTGGACCCAAAAATATCTTATAAGGTGCACTTCAGCACCAAAAAGCAGGGAATGCAAGTCAGGCAGCTAGCACCAGcactactgatccagcacaggGCCCGTTCACTGGAGTGTCAAGGGGCCCTAATGATTCTAGCAGCAGGCTTTGTCAGCCCTGACCGCTTTTCTCCACACTTCCCCTTCTCTGCTGTCCTTGTTTCACTATGAAGTGTCTGAGGCACTGAACGCAGCAGAAAATGCTGACAAATACAAGAAAAGAAGATTCTGAGATCAATTTAAAGCAACGACTAGCATCTCCAAGGCACTACTCGATTTCAAGCCTGACTTTAGGCCAGATTTGCCCCTTCTGAAGATCGAGGGTCATGTCCCGAGTCAAGGTTTgtggaaaaataattatttttgtattactTTATCTTGTAAGATTTGAAAGTCCTCTGCTGTGGCCAGCCTTAGTTGATTTGTTTATCATCTGTTTAAGGTCAACGTTCAGTTTGTGAAGTCTGTTATTATGCTCATAAAAACAGCATCCttaggagggggaggggggatCTCTTCGTATTATTGTGGCAGGGCTAACAGTCCAGGATGGAGGGGTTCAGGTGAAAACATGTATGAAAAATGTTTGAGCCTCTGAGTCAAAGATGAAGGAAGCACTATCCTGTTTATGAGAAttcagagctgagaacaacaaacccaaaggGAGTTTGACTGAGTTTGTCTCCTGTTTAGGATATCAGTTACTTCACTCCATGATACTGGTACAATTTAACAGAATAATATCTATTCTTTTCCATTTCAAAGGGCAATTTCTCTTATGCCATAGTTACaggattaaagataaaaattgaTCAAGTTGGGACACCTCAAATGAAAGTGAAAATGTGGTC encodes the following:
- the scarb1 gene encoding scavenger receptor class B member 1 isoform X1; the protein is MRINKAKVAIGFIVAGALTVIFGVVMLFTGPAVMKDQIIKNTVIDPKNTMSYTMWKDVPVPFYMSVYFFNVLNPQEILKGEKPMVEQKGPYVYRKRIQKDNITFHPNYTVSYREYRRYFFEPSMSAGSESDIVTIPNMLVLGASVMMENLPYPVRLMISATFKTFKEGPFLTKTVGELMWGYDSGLVDFLNKYLPGMLPSSGKFGLFAEFNNSNTGLFTINTGKDDIRKVHGVDSWNGLTELPYWKTPQCNMINGTAGQMWPPFMTKESTLPFYSPDACRSMELVYQRPGEMHGIPLYRYVAPKTLFANGTDYAPNEGFCPCRQSGLLNVSSCRHNSPVFISHPHFYNADPVLLTYVNGLNPTEDEHGLFIDIHPETGVPLNVSIRLQLNLYMKSVSAITETGKIAEVVMPMIWFEESGYIDGPILTTFHTNLVILPAVMEYMQYIFIALGLLTILIASLVHHRIKRSRNAANIPSVSTVFSNPGATEKGQIKASYDHETKEKCFISNSEK
- the scarb1 gene encoding scavenger receptor class B member 1 isoform X2, whose product is MASKAKVAVGFVVVGVLSVLFGTILTFVGPIIIDDQIVKNTVIDPKNTMSYTMWKDVPVPFYMSVYFFNVLNPQEILKGEKPMVEQKGPYVYRKRIQKDNITFHPNYTVSYREYRRYFFEPSMSAGSESDIVTIPNMLVLGASVMMENLPYPVRLMISATFKTFKEGPFLTKTVGELMWGYDSGLVDFLNKYLPGMLPSSGKFGLFAEFNNSNTGLFTINTGKDDIRKVHGVDSWNGLTELPYWKTPQCNMINGTAGQMWPPFMTKESTLPFYSPDACRSMELVYQRPGEMHGIPLYRYVAPKTLFANGTDYAPNEGFCPCRQSGLLNVSSCRHNSPVFISHPHFYNADPVLLTYVNGLNPTEDEHGLFIDIHPETGVPLNVSIRLQLNLYMKSVSAITETGKIAEVVMPMIWFEESGYIDGPILTTFHTNLVILPAVMEYMQYIFIALGLLTILIASLVHHRIKRSRNAANIPSVSTVFSNPGATEKGQIKASYDHETKEKCFISNSEK
- the scarb1 gene encoding scavenger receptor class B member 1 isoform X3, whose amino-acid sequence is MRINKAKVAIGFIVAGALTVIFGVVMLFTGPAVMKDQIIKNTVIDPKNTMSYTMWKDVPVPFYMSVYFFNVLNPQEILKGEKPMVEQKGPYVYRKRIQKDNITFHPNYTVSYREYRRYFFEPSMSAGSESDIVTIPNMLVLGASVMMENLPYPVRLMISATFKTFKEGPFLTKTVGELMWGYDSGLVDFLNKYLPGMLPSSGKFGLFAEFNNSNTGLFTINTGKDDIRKVHGVDSWNGLTELPYWKTPQCNMINGTAGQMWPPFMTKESTLPFYSPDACRSMELVYQRPGEMHGIPLYRYVAPKTLFANGTDYAPNEGFCPCRQSGLLNVSSCRHNSPVFISHPHFYNADPVLLTYVNGLNPTEDEHGLFIDIHPETGVPLNVSIRLQLNLYMKSVSAITETGKIAEVVMPMIWFEESGYIDGPILTTFHTNLVILPAVMEYMQYIFIALGLLTILIASLVHHRIKRNKREGGAAADGNRSTKTEEKDPLLQDDTD
- the scarb1 gene encoding scavenger receptor class B member 1 isoform X5; translated protein: MASKAKVAVGFVVVGVLSVLFGTILTFVGPIIIDDQIVKNTVIDPKNTMSYTMWKDVPVPFYMSVYFFNVLNPQEILKGEKPMVEQKGPYVYRKRIQKDNITFHPNYTVSYREYRRYFFEPSMSAGSESDIVTIPNMLVLGASVMMENLPYPVRLMISATFKTFKEGPFLTKTVGELMWGYDSGLVDFLNKYLPGMLPSSGKFGLFAEFNNSNTGLFTINTGKDDIRKVHGVDSWNGLTELPYWKTPQCNMINGTAGQMWPPFMTKESTLPFYSPDACRSMELVYQRPGEMHGIPLYRYVAPKTLFANGTDYAPNEGFCPCRQSGLLNVSSCRHNSPVFISHPHFYNADPVLLTYVNGLNPTEDEHGLFIDIHPETGVPLNVSIRLQLNLYMKSVSAITETGKIAEVVMPMIWFEESGYIDGPILTTFHTNLVILPAVMEYMQYIFIALGLLTILIASLVHHRIKATEKGQIKASYDHETKEKCFISNSEK